One part of the Haemophilus parainfluenzae genome encodes these proteins:
- a CDS encoding MFS transporter, giving the protein MGSTTNLSSRMNGMNSHYSTEIKSKYLKYQLHSLIGVFIGYMCYYIVRNNFVLSTPYLAEKLELSKTQIGLLTSSLLITYGCSKGAMSILADKANPRYFMALGLLLCILINIMMGFSTSFYLFVGLVILLGVFQGMGVGPSIITVGYWYPRSQRGRASTTWNVSHNLGGGIVAPIVGASLAYFGSEQWEISTYVVPSIIALIGVFLVLFFVKRRPAEEGLPTVEEMYNEETVNTKLKGHLSEKPENMTAFQIFYQFVVKNPNSWYLVGVDIFTYMVRFGMLTWIPLYLLKEKGLTKTDMGAAFMIFEWAAIPSTLIAGWLIDKFFRGKIMYLPMICMTIVFFCVFGYMNSESIFAIILFSAIVGCLVYIPQSMVAVQAMEVIPSFALGSAVGLRGFMSYIVGSTFGTTLFGFVVDKFGWSSGFYTIMCGAVMCFIFCYLSHRGLQKILNMQ; this is encoded by the coding sequence ATGGGCAGTACAACAAATCTTTCATCAAGAATGAATGGTATGAATAGTCATTATTCAACCGAAATTAAAAGTAAATATTTAAAATATCAGCTTCATTCTCTGATCGGTGTTTTTATTGGTTATATGTGTTACTACATAGTCCGTAATAACTTCGTATTATCCACCCCCTATTTAGCAGAAAAACTAGAACTTTCTAAGACGCAAATTGGTTTGCTCACCTCATCTTTACTTATTACGTACGGGTGTAGCAAAGGTGCAATGAGTATCTTGGCAGATAAAGCGAACCCTCGCTACTTTATGGCTTTAGGACTTCTTCTTTGTATTCTTATTAATATTATGATGGGGTTCTCAACAAGCTTCTATTTATTCGTAGGATTAGTCATTTTATTAGGGGTATTCCAAGGAATGGGGGTTGGTCCTTCAATTATTACCGTTGGGTATTGGTATCCACGTAGTCAGCGTGGGCGAGCAAGTACAACTTGGAATGTATCACATAATTTAGGTGGTGGTATTGTTGCGCCTATTGTAGGTGCTAGTCTTGCTTATTTCGGTTCTGAACAATGGGAAATCTCGACTTATGTTGTACCGAGTATCATTGCCTTAATTGGTGTTTTTCTTGTGTTATTTTTTGTGAAACGCCGTCCAGCTGAGGAAGGACTACCGACTGTTGAGGAAATGTATAACGAAGAAACGGTTAATACAAAATTAAAAGGTCATTTATCTGAAAAACCAGAAAATATGACTGCATTCCAAATTTTTTATCAATTTGTCGTTAAAAATCCTAATTCTTGGTATCTCGTTGGTGTTGATATTTTCACCTATATGGTTCGCTTTGGTATGTTAACTTGGATTCCACTTTATCTTCTTAAAGAAAAAGGTCTTACTAAAACAGATATGGGGGCTGCATTTATGATTTTTGAATGGGCAGCTATTCCATCAACGCTCATTGCTGGGTGGTTAATTGATAAATTTTTCCGTGGAAAAATTATGTATTTACCAATGATTTGTATGACAATTGTTTTCTTCTGTGTATTCGGTTACATGAACTCAGAATCCATTTTTGCCATTATTTTATTCTCTGCAATAGTTGGGTGTTTGGTCTATATTCCTCAATCTATGGTTGCAGTACAAGCAATGGAAGTTATTCCTAGTTTTGCATTAGGCTCAGCAGTAGGGTTACGTGGATTTATGAGTTATATTGTTGGTTCTACATTTGGTACAACATTGTTTGGTTTTGTTGTAGATAAATTTGGTTGGAGTAGTGGATTCTATACTATCATGTGTGGTGCGGTGATGTGTTTTATTTTCTGTTATCTATCTCACCGTGGATTACAAAAAATTCTTAATATGCAATAA
- the secB gene encoding protein-export chaperone SecB produces MSEQNQQPEVASEEQQEAVLQIQRIYVKDVSFEAPNLPHIFHQEWKPKLGFDLSTEAVQVGEDLYEVTLNINVETTMEDSGDVAFICEVKQSGVFTISGLEDVQMAHCLTSQCPNMLFPYARELISNLVNRGTFPALNLSPVNFDALFIDYMNKQQAAAEVEEHPETQH; encoded by the coding sequence ATGTCTGAACAAAATCAACAACCTGAAGTAGCCTCTGAAGAGCAACAAGAAGCCGTACTTCAAATTCAACGTATTTATGTAAAAGATGTTTCTTTTGAAGCACCAAATCTTCCTCATATTTTCCACCAAGAATGGAAACCAAAACTTGGCTTTGATTTAAGCACTGAAGCCGTTCAAGTGGGCGAAGATTTATACGAAGTAACGTTAAACATCAACGTAGAAACGACCATGGAAGATTCTGGTGATGTAGCGTTTATTTGTGAAGTGAAACAATCTGGTGTATTTACAATCAGCGGTTTAGAAGATGTTCAAATGGCGCACTGCTTAACATCTCAATGCCCAAATATGCTTTTCCCTTATGCGCGCGAACTAATTTCTAACTTAGTCAACCGCGGAACATTCCCAGCATTAAACCTTTCTCCGGTAAACTTCGATGCGTTGTTCATTGATTACATGAATAAGCAGCAAGCAGCAGCCGAAGTAGAAGAACATCCAGAAACCCAACATTAA
- the gpsA gene encoding NAD(P)H-dependent glycerol-3-phosphate dehydrogenase, which translates to MNTSQSPITILGCGSYGTALAISFSRNGSPTYLWGHNPDHIHQMQLERQNRRFLPDIEFPESLYLELDLKTALEQSKDILIVVPSHAFGEILLKIRPHLKPDHRLIWATKGLERNTGRLLQEVVEETLGKAIPTAVLSGPTFAKELAQGLPTAITLASRHEKFALELQARIHCSQHFRVYVNQDIIGVQLGGAIKNVIAIGAGISDGMGFGANARTALITRGIAEITRLGVAMGANAQTFMGMSGLGDLVLTCTDNQSRNRRFGLMLGKGTDSQQAMDEIGQVVEGFYNTKETYLLAQRQGVEMPITEQIYQMLFCGKSAQDVALSLLGRARKGE; encoded by the coding sequence ATGAATACATCCCAATCTCCAATTACTATTCTTGGTTGCGGTTCTTATGGAACAGCACTCGCTATCTCATTTTCTCGTAATGGTTCGCCAACCTATCTTTGGGGGCACAATCCCGATCATATTCATCAAATGCAACTGGAACGTCAAAATCGTCGCTTTCTGCCTGATATTGAATTTCCTGAAAGTTTGTATTTAGAATTAGATTTGAAAACTGCCCTTGAGCAATCGAAAGACATTTTAATTGTGGTACCAAGTCACGCTTTCGGCGAAATTCTCTTAAAAATTCGACCGCACTTAAAACCTGATCATCGTTTAATTTGGGCAACCAAAGGATTAGAACGCAACACCGGCCGATTACTGCAAGAAGTCGTGGAAGAAACCTTAGGTAAAGCAATTCCGACAGCGGTGCTTTCAGGTCCTACTTTTGCAAAAGAATTGGCTCAAGGTTTGCCAACGGCGATTACCCTTGCCTCTCGTCATGAAAAGTTTGCCTTAGAATTACAAGCGCGAATTCACTGCAGTCAGCATTTTCGGGTATATGTAAATCAAGATATAATCGGCGTTCAATTAGGTGGTGCCATTAAAAACGTGATTGCGATAGGGGCGGGTATTTCGGATGGTATGGGATTTGGTGCCAATGCGAGAACCGCATTGATTACCCGTGGTATTGCGGAAATTACTCGCTTGGGCGTAGCAATGGGCGCCAATGCACAAACCTTTATGGGTATGTCTGGTTTAGGAGATTTAGTGCTCACTTGTACCGATAACCAATCCCGTAACCGTCGATTTGGTTTAATGCTTGGTAAAGGTACCGATAGCCAACAAGCTATGGATGAAATTGGTCAAGTGGTAGAAGGTTTTTATAACACCAAAGAAACTTATTTATTAGCACAACGACAAGGCGTAGAAATGCCAATTACAGAGCAAATTTACCAAATGCTCTTTTGTGGTAAAAGTGCACAAGACGTCGCATTAAGCTTATTGGGTCGTGCACGAAAAGGCGAATAA
- a CDS encoding shikimate 5-dehydrogenase: MINKDTQLCMSLSGRPGNFGTTFHNYLYQKLGLNFIYKAFTTTDIESAVKGIRALGIRGCAVSMPFKESCMPFLDEISPSAQAIQSVNTIVNEQGFLRAYNTDYIAIVKLIQEYQLDKNSRVIVRGSGGMAKAVVAAFKNSGFEHLKIFARNEKTGKNLAALYGYEYISSLDNQSADILVNVTPIGMKGGKEEFDLAFPENLIQQAQTAFDVVAIPAETPFIQFAQQQGKQTISGAEVIVLQAVEQFELYTGIRPDEQLVAGAADFARANS; encoded by the coding sequence ATGATTAACAAAGACACCCAACTTTGCATGTCTCTTTCTGGCAGACCAGGCAATTTTGGTACAACATTCCATAACTATCTGTATCAAAAATTAGGGCTTAATTTTATTTATAAAGCCTTTACCACCACAGATATTGAAAGTGCCGTCAAAGGCATTCGTGCACTTGGTATTCGAGGTTGTGCGGTTTCAATGCCTTTTAAAGAAAGCTGCATGCCATTTTTAGATGAAATATCCCCTTCTGCACAAGCCATTCAGTCTGTGAATACTATTGTGAATGAGCAAGGCTTTCTTCGTGCTTACAATACCGATTATATTGCGATTGTTAAACTTATCCAAGAATATCAATTAGATAAAAATAGTCGCGTGATTGTACGAGGCAGTGGTGGCATGGCAAAAGCGGTCGTCGCCGCCTTTAAAAACAGTGGATTTGAGCATCTGAAGATTTTTGCTCGAAATGAAAAAACAGGTAAAAATTTAGCCGCACTTTATGGCTATGAATATATCTCATCTTTAGATAATCAATCGGCAGATATTTTAGTCAATGTCACGCCAATTGGGATGAAAGGTGGAAAAGAAGAATTTGATCTCGCCTTTCCTGAAAATCTTATTCAACAAGCTCAAACCGCTTTTGATGTGGTAGCGATTCCTGCTGAAACACCGTTTATCCAATTTGCTCAACAGCAAGGTAAACAAACCATTTCTGGTGCAGAAGTCATTGTGCTACAAGCTGTCGAACAATTTGAGCTCTACACTGGGATTCGACCTGATGAGCAATTAGTCGCCGGAGCGGCTGATTTTGCAAGGGCAAATAGTTAA
- the udp gene encoding uridine phosphorylase has product MSDVFHLNLTKAQLKGATLAIVPGDPARSERIAKKLDNPEFLASTREYTSWLGYLNGQPVVVCSTGIGGPSTSICVEELAQLGVRTFLRIGTTGAIQPHINVGDVLVTTGAVRLDGASRHFAPIEYPAVANFECTTALFNAAKEKGIEPFVGITASSDTFYPGQERYDTYSGKVYRDYQGLLKQWQDLNVMNYEMESATLFTMCNALGLRAGMVAGVIVNRTQQEIPNEATMKDTEDKAVSVVVEAARKLLA; this is encoded by the coding sequence ATGTCTGATGTATTTCACTTAAACCTGACTAAAGCACAGTTGAAAGGCGCTACATTAGCTATTGTACCGGGCGATCCTGCACGTAGTGAACGTATTGCTAAAAAACTTGATAATCCTGAGTTTCTTGCAAGTACACGTGAATACACGTCTTGGTTAGGCTATCTAAATGGTCAACCGGTAGTCGTATGTTCAACCGGTATTGGTGGCCCTTCTACATCTATCTGTGTGGAAGAGCTAGCTCAGCTTGGCGTGCGTACATTCTTACGTATTGGTACAACAGGTGCAATTCAACCACATATTAATGTGGGAGATGTGCTTGTTACAACGGGGGCAGTTCGCCTTGATGGTGCAAGCCGTCATTTTGCCCCAATTGAATATCCAGCAGTGGCAAACTTTGAATGTACTACCGCACTTTTCAATGCGGCGAAAGAAAAAGGTATTGAGCCATTTGTAGGGATTACCGCGTCGTCTGATACCTTCTATCCTGGCCAGGAACGTTATGATACTTACAGTGGTAAAGTATATCGTGATTACCAAGGCTTGTTAAAACAATGGCAAGATCTCAACGTAATGAACTACGAGATGGAATCCGCGACATTATTCACCATGTGTAACGCCTTAGGCTTGCGAGCTGGTATGGTAGCAGGTGTGATTGTGAATCGTACACAACAAGAAATTCCAAATGAAGCGACCATGAAAGATACGGAAGACAAAGCAGTATCTGTCGTGGTGGAAGCAGCAAGAAAATTGTTAGCGTAA
- a CDS encoding helicase HerA-like C-terminal domain-containing protein — protein MQYSLARTEQGQTFGITAKMANRHGLIAGATGTGKTVTLRKMAEAFSDDGVPVFLVDVKGDLSGLVKAGTFSGKVAERIEQFNLGGESYLNGYPVSFWDVFGETGIPLRTTISEMGPLLLSRLLNLNATQEGLLNLVFRVADDKGLLLIDLKDLRAMLKFVAENAKSFQVEYGNVSAASVGAIQRALLTLENEGATNLFGEPALNLEDWLQTRYGRGVINVLNSEKLINSPRMYSAFLLWLMSELFEQLPEVGDPEKPKFVMFFDEAHLLFDGAPSVLVDKVEQVVRLIRSKGVGIYFVTQNPLDLPDTVLGQLGNRVQHALRAFTPRDQKAVKSAAETFRSNPAVNVVETISTLGVGQALISFLDEKGMPTPVEVAYVYPPKSQLAPITEEERAAWVKDDELYAFYKDYVDNESAFEVLNAQADLAAVQQKQAEQAQQEEESGLLGRLSRMIFGTQKRGDKLSPTEQMVNSVAKSVGRNIRNEVTKQIMRGILGALKK, from the coding sequence ATGCAATATTCTCTCGCACGTACCGAACAAGGTCAAACCTTTGGTATTACTGCAAAAATGGCAAACCGCCATGGCTTGATCGCTGGGGCGACAGGGACGGGGAAAACCGTGACATTACGTAAAATGGCAGAAGCGTTCAGTGATGATGGCGTACCGGTTTTTTTAGTCGATGTAAAAGGCGATTTGTCTGGTTTAGTAAAAGCGGGCACATTCAGTGGCAAAGTGGCAGAGCGTATTGAACAATTTAATTTAGGTGGTGAGAGTTATTTAAATGGCTATCCTGTGTCATTTTGGGATGTATTCGGTGAAACAGGCATCCCACTTCGTACCACGATTTCTGAAATGGGACCATTACTGCTTTCCCGTTTATTGAATTTAAACGCAACCCAAGAAGGCTTATTAAACCTCGTATTCCGTGTGGCAGATGATAAAGGCTTGCTACTCATCGATCTGAAAGACTTGCGTGCAATGCTTAAATTCGTGGCAGAGAACGCCAAATCGTTCCAAGTAGAATATGGCAACGTATCAGCTGCGAGTGTGGGCGCGATTCAACGTGCTTTACTGACCCTTGAAAATGAAGGGGCGACCAATCTTTTTGGTGAGCCGGCATTAAATCTCGAAGATTGGTTACAAACCCGTTATGGCCGTGGCGTGATCAATGTTTTAAATTCTGAAAAATTAATTAATTCCCCAAGAATGTATAGTGCATTCTTACTTTGGTTGATGTCTGAATTATTTGAACAATTACCGGAAGTTGGCGATCCAGAGAAACCAAAATTTGTGATGTTCTTCGATGAAGCGCATTTACTCTTTGATGGCGCACCGAGTGTGTTGGTGGACAAAGTGGAACAAGTGGTTCGGTTGATCCGTTCTAAAGGAGTAGGGATTTATTTTGTAACCCAAAATCCATTAGATTTACCGGATACCGTGTTAGGCCAATTAGGTAACCGTGTACAACACGCATTACGTGCTTTTACACCACGTGATCAAAAAGCAGTGAAATCTGCAGCAGAAACGTTCCGTTCAAATCCAGCTGTTAATGTGGTGGAAACCATTTCCACTTTAGGAGTGGGTCAAGCATTAATTTCATTCTTAGATGAAAAAGGCATGCCAACGCCAGTTGAAGTGGCGTATGTTTACCCACCGAAAAGCCAACTTGCACCGATTACTGAAGAAGAGCGAGCGGCGTGGGTGAAAGACGATGAGCTTTATGCCTTCTACAAAGATTACGTGGATAACGAATCCGCTTTCGAAGTATTAAATGCGCAAGCGGATTTAGCGGCAGTACAACAAAAACAAGCCGAGCAAGCGCAGCAAGAGGAAGAAAGCGGTTTATTGGGTAGACTAAGTCGTATGATTTTTGGAACACAAAAACGCGGGGATAAACTTTCTCCGACAGAACAAATGGTGAATAGCGTGGCAAAATCAGTTGGTCGCAATATTCGTAATGAAGTGACTAAACAAATTATGCGTGGTATCTTAGGGGCATTGAAAAAATAA
- the cysE gene encoding serine O-acetyltransferase: protein MTLEVWQHIRQEAKELAECEPMLASFFHSTILKHQNLGSALSYLLANKLANPIMPAISLREIIEEAYQAEPNIIDCAACDIKAVRHRDPAVELWSTPLLYLKGFHAIQSYRITHYLWNQNRKALALYLQNQISVAFDVDIHPAAKIGHGIMFDHATGIVVGETSVIENDVSILQGVTLGGTGKESGDRHPKVREGVMIGAGAKVLGNIEVGKYAKIGANSVVLQPVPEYATAAGVPARIVGKDKEAKPAFEMNQYFIDDDINLNI, encoded by the coding sequence ATGACGTTAGAAGTATGGCAACACATTCGCCAAGAGGCAAAAGAACTAGCAGAATGCGAACCAATGCTCGCAAGCTTTTTCCATTCCACTATTTTAAAACATCAAAATCTTGGCAGTGCCTTGAGTTATTTGCTAGCGAATAAACTGGCTAACCCTATCATGCCCGCAATTTCGCTGCGTGAAATTATTGAAGAAGCCTATCAAGCTGAGCCCAATATCATTGATTGTGCCGCTTGTGATATTAAAGCTGTTCGCCACCGCGATCCCGCTGTGGAATTGTGGTCTACCCCATTGCTTTATTTAAAAGGTTTTCACGCCATTCAAAGCTATCGCATTACCCATTATTTGTGGAACCAAAATCGAAAAGCACTCGCACTTTATTTACAAAATCAAATTTCAGTGGCTTTCGATGTGGATATTCACCCTGCCGCCAAAATTGGGCACGGCATTATGTTTGACCATGCTACCGGTATTGTAGTGGGCGAAACCTCGGTAATTGAAAATGATGTATCTATCTTACAAGGTGTCACGCTTGGCGGTACAGGTAAAGAATCCGGCGATCGCCATCCAAAAGTACGAGAAGGCGTAATGATTGGGGCAGGCGCAAAAGTTCTCGGCAATATTGAAGTGGGCAAATATGCCAAAATTGGTGCTAACTCTGTTGTACTTCAACCTGTACCTGAATACGCCACTGCAGCAGGTGTGCCTGCTCGTATTGTCGGCAAAGACAAAGAGGCAAAACCGGCATTTGAAATGAATCAATATTTTATCGATGATGATATAAATTTGAATATTTAA
- a CDS encoding rhodanese-like domain-containing protein: MQEFMPQAIEFAQKHTFLTIAWFAVFFMTLFTFFKSATQKYRVITNPEAVRLMNDEEAVVIDLRPIDEFRRGHIINSVNLLPTEIKNQNVGKIEHYKGNPVIIVDINGVSSSTSAALLTKQGFEKVYVLKDGLTAWSGANLPLVKKHK; encoded by the coding sequence ATGCAAGAATTTATGCCTCAAGCAATTGAATTTGCTCAAAAACACACTTTTTTAACGATCGCATGGTTTGCTGTCTTTTTTATGACACTTTTCACCTTTTTTAAAAGTGCGACACAAAAATATCGCGTCATCACTAATCCAGAAGCCGTTCGCTTAATGAACGACGAAGAGGCGGTTGTGATTGACTTACGTCCTATCGATGAATTCCGACGTGGTCATATTATTAACAGTGTAAACTTGCTTCCGACAGAAATTAAAAATCAAAATGTAGGAAAAATTGAACATTACAAAGGAAATCCCGTTATCATTGTGGATATCAACGGTGTTTCTTCTTCCACATCTGCAGCGCTTTTAACCAAACAAGGCTTTGAAAAAGTCTATGTATTAAAAGACGGTTTAACGGCTTGGTCTGGTGCAAATTTACCATTAGTAAAAAAACATAAGTAA